Below is a genomic region from Paraburkholderia phenazinium.
TGGTCGACAGCCGGTGCGCGATGACGAGCGTGGTGCGCCCCTTCATCAGCGTTTCCAGTGCCGCCTGCACATGGCGCTCCGATTCCGAATCGAGCGCCGAGGTGGCTTCGTCGAGAATCAGGATCGGCGCATTCTTGTAGATGGCGCGCGCGATCGCGAGACGCTGACGTTGACCGCCCGAGAGCATCAAGCCGTTGTCGCCGACCAGCGTCTCCATCCCTTTCGGCATGGACGCCACGGTGTCCCACAGGTTCGCGGCCTGCAATGCCGCCTTCACCTTGTCCGCATCCGGCGGCTGGCCGTAGGCGACGTTGTGCGCGATCGTGTCGTTGAACAGCACCACGTCCTGGCTCACCATTGCAATCTGGCTGCGCAACGCGTGAACGTCGTACTCCGGCAGCGCGACGCCGTCGACCAGGATCTCGCCGCCGGTCGGATCGAAGAAGCGCGGCAGCAGGTTGACGAGCGTGGTCTTGCCGCTGCCCGACGGCCCGGCCAGCGCGACCATCTCGCCCGGCGCAACCTTGAACGACACGCGGTCCAGCGTTTGCCGGTCGTGCGTGCTGGTGGCGCCGTAGTTGAACGAGACGTCGCGGAACTCGATATGGCCGGCAGCCTGTTCAAGCGGCTTGCCGCCGCCCTGCGGCTCGGACGGCTCGTCGATCAGGCCGAAGATCAGCTCGGCCGCGGTCATGCCGCGTTGCAACGGCTGGTTGACGTCCATCAGGTGCTTGAGCGGCGAGACGATCAGCAGCATCGACGTAATGAACGACACAAAGCTGCCGACCGTCGTGCCGCCGTGCGCCGACTGCACGACCGCAATCGTGACCACGACCGCGACCGCGAGCGACGCCAGAAACTGGGTGAGCGGCTGGGCCAGTCCACCGGAAGTCGTCATGCGCAGCGAGTAACCGCGCAGACGGCGGCTCATCTCGGCAAAGCGCTCAATCTCATACGACTCGCCGTTATGCACCTTGACCACCTTGTAGCCGCCCACCGTCTCCTCGACGATGTACGACAGCTCGTTGGTGAGCAACTGGTTTTCGCGGTTGAGGCGGCGCAGCTTGCGGTTGATCTTGCCGATGAGCCAGCCGATGGCCGGCAGCATCACCGCGACGATCATCGTCAGCTTCCAGTCCAGGTAGAACAGGTAGCCGAGCAGGAACAGGACCGTCAGCGAATCCCGCACCAGCGTGACCATGACGCCCAACAGCACGTTGAGAATCTGGTTGACCTCGAAGACGATGGCGTTGATGACGGTGCTGGCCGTCTCGCGCTGGAAGAAGCTGACGCTGGTATGGACCATGCGGTCGAACATCTCCAGACGCAAGCGCAGCAGGATCGTGTTCGAGACGTACGCGATCAGGTAACCGGACGCGTATTGAGAAACCCCGCGGACCACCGCGAGCCCGATCACACCGACCGGCACCATCCACGTCAGGCCACGCGCGGCGTGCGCGCCGAAGCCCTTATCCAGCAGCGGCTTGAGGAGCACGGGGATGAGCGCGTCGGTGCCGGCGCTTACGCCCATGGCGGCAATCGCACCAATCAGGGTCCACAGGATCGGCTTGATGTACGGCCAAAGCCGGCGTAACAAGGCGAACGGGGAAGAGGCGTCGCCTGATGAACCGATGACTTTGCTTAACGTGGGCTTCGCGCTCAAGGAATCCTCTAGAAAGGCGAACGTTGCGCCCACCCGGTAGGTGGACGCACAAAATACCGCATTGTAAACGCTTGGGCGGTTGCGGCGCGCCGGCCGTTGTACGGGGATGACACCCGCCTGACGGGGGGCTTTCAGCGTGGCCGCGGCGCGTTGTTGTTTGGATGGGCACGGCCCTGTGGACACGGTTACGGCCACGGCCAGCCGCGTTGGCGCAACCTCGTGCTGTATATCGCTGTGTATACTTGCGCGACGCGTTTTACCCACCCTGCACCCTCTCCGCTCTTCAGGCATGAAAGAACCCACCCTCGGCGTCGCCATCATCACCAAAAACGCGGCGCCGCGCCTGGCCGAGTGCCTCTGCGCGGTGGCCTTCGCCGACGCAATCGTCGTGATCGACGGCGCCAGCACCGACGGCACCGTCGAGATTGCAGAGGCTCACGGCGCGCGGGTGCTGCAGCAGCCCGACTGGCCCGGCTTCGGGCCGCAGAAAAACCGCGCGCTCGACGCGCTCGACACCGACTGGATCCTCTCGATCGATGCCGACGAAATCGTCTCGCCGGAACTGGCGGCGGCGATCCGCGCCGCGCTTGCCGCACCCGGCGCCGATGTCTACGCGGTGGATCGCCTGTCGAGTTTCTGCGGACACTGGATCCGCCACAGCGGCTGGTATCCGGACTGGATTCCGCGACTGTTCAAGCGCGGCGCCGCCCGTTTCTCCGACGACCTCGTGCACGAGCGGCTGGTGTTCGATACCCCGGCGCAGCGCCTGACGGGCAAGCTGATGCACTACTCGTACGAAGACTTCGAAACCGTGCTGCGCAAGCTCGGCGCATACTCGAGCGCGGGTGCGCAGCAGCGTCATGCAGCTGGCAAAGGCGGAAGTTTCGGTAAGGCGCTCGCGCGCGGAGCGTGGGCGTTCGTCCGCACTTACGTGCTGCGGCGCGGCTTTCTCGATGGCCGCGCCGGCTTCATGATCGCGGTGTTCAATGCGGAGACGGTGTATTACCGGTTTCTGAAGCTCGGGCTGTTGGGGGCGCGCAAGCGGTGAGCGGTGAGCGGTGAGCGGTGAGCGGTGAGCGGTGACGGTGAGCGCTGGCCCATGCCATGTGCGG
It encodes:
- the msbA gene encoding lipid A export permease/ATP-binding protein MsbA, with the translated sequence MSAKPTLSKVIGSSGDASSPFALLRRLWPYIKPILWTLIGAIAAMGVSAGTDALIPVLLKPLLDKGFGAHAARGLTWMVPVGVIGLAVVRGVSQYASGYLIAYVSNTILLRLRLEMFDRMVHTSVSFFQRETASTVINAIVFEVNQILNVLLGVMVTLVRDSLTVLFLLGYLFYLDWKLTMIVAVMLPAIGWLIGKINRKLRRLNRENQLLTNELSYIVEETVGGYKVVKVHNGESYEIERFAEMSRRLRGYSLRMTTSGGLAQPLTQFLASLAVAVVVTIAVVQSAHGGTTVGSFVSFITSMLLIVSPLKHLMDVNQPLQRGMTAAELIFGLIDEPSEPQGGGKPLEQAAGHIEFRDVSFNYGATSTHDRQTLDRVSFKVAPGEMVALAGPSGSGKTTLVNLLPRFFDPTGGEILVDGVALPEYDVHALRSQIAMVSQDVVLFNDTIAHNVAYGQPPDADKVKAALQAANLWDTVASMPKGMETLVGDNGLMLSGGQRQRLAIARAIYKNAPILILDEATSALDSESERHVQAALETLMKGRTTLVIAHRLSTIERADRILVLEAGHIVERGSHRELLEQDGLYAHLHRIQFQQNAA
- a CDS encoding glycosyltransferase family 2 protein — translated: MKEPTLGVAIITKNAAPRLAECLCAVAFADAIVVIDGASTDGTVEIAEAHGARVLQQPDWPGFGPQKNRALDALDTDWILSIDADEIVSPELAAAIRAALAAPGADVYAVDRLSSFCGHWIRHSGWYPDWIPRLFKRGAARFSDDLVHERLVFDTPAQRLTGKLMHYSYEDFETVLRKLGAYSSAGAQQRHAAGKGGSFGKALARGAWAFVRTYVLRRGFLDGRAGFMIAVFNAETVYYRFLKLGLLGARKR